TCCGCGAGCCCGAGTTCCTCGACGCCGCCGGAGAACTCGTCGTCGATGACGTCGGCGACGGCGTCGATGACCGCCTCGTCGACTCCTTTCACCATACTCGCGACGATGACGTCCGCGTAGTCCTCTTCGGAGACCGACTGGTCGTCGTCGACGCCGATCGCCAGCCGCCCCTCCGACTCGGCGGCCTGGAAGACGCCCACGCCGGTCGCGCCGGCCGCGTGGTAGACGATGTCGGCGCCCTGGTCCTGGTACATCGAGAGCGCCGTCTCCCGGCCGCCGGCGGTATCGTTGAAGTCGCCGACGTAGCTCGTGACGACCTCGACGTCCGGATTGGCGTGTTCGACGCCAGCGACGAAGCCGGCCTCGAACTTTCGGATCAGCGGCGCCTCGATGCCGCCGACGAAGCCGACGGTCGCCTCGTCCGGGTCGGTCGCGGCGTCGCCCGCCTCGAACTCCTCGGTGGTAAGCAGCCCCGCGAGGTGGCCGACCTGGAACGAGCCCTCGTGCTCGCCGAAGACGTAGCTGCGGACGTTGTCCGCGTCCTCGACGACCGCGTCGATGATGATGAAGTTCTGTTCGGGGTACTCCGGTGCGTTGTCCGCCAGCGGATCCTCCTGCTGGAAGCCGACGCAGGTGATCAGGTCGTACTCCCCGGACTCGGCGAAGTCCCGCTGGATCGAGTCGAAGTCGCCCTCCGTGTCCGGTTCGGTCTCGTCGTAGGAGACGCCGAACTCCTCGTCGGCTGCCATGACCCCCTGCTGAGCCATGTCGTTGAACGAGTTGTCGCCGAGCCCACCCGTCGAGTAGATCATCCCGACGGTCGCCGCCGACTCCGTCTCTTCGTCGCCGAACCCGCCGACACAGCCTGCGACGGCCGCGAGGCCGGCGGTGCTTACTGCCTGTAAGAATCGTCGTCTATCACGTACCATGAACGTCCATTGTAGACGACAGTAAGTTAAATAATACGGTCCGCTGACGGCTGAGAGAGCGCAAACGGTCCCGATCGTCGGCCGAACGCTCGCAATCGGTCCACGGCCGACGATCCGCGATCGGTCACAGCCGATCCGCGCTCGACGACCGGTTTCGATCGACGGTTATCCCGCGGCTTCGACCGCGGACTCGAGGACCGCACGCGCGTCGGCAACCAGGTCGTCGACCGCGTCGCTCTCGGCGTAGAGCCGGACGTAGGGTTCGGTGCCGCTCGGCCGAACCAAAAGCCACGAGGCGTCGGGGAACTCGAGTCGCACGCCGTAGTCCGTTTCGACGGTCGCGTCGGGGAACGTCTCGGGCAGGGACGTCTCGAGTCGGGCCATCGCCGCCGCCTTCGCCGCGTCGGGGCAGTCGACGCTCACCTTTCGGTACGGGCGTTCGGAGACCGGCTCGCGCAGCGGGTCTGTTCCACCGGCGTCGGCCACGAGCGCGGCGACGACCGCGGCGCTGACGACGCCGTCGATCCAGCCACCGAAGGCGGGATGGACGTGCTTCCAGGGTTCGGCGGCGAAGACGACCGCGGTTCCGGCGCCGCCGCGCTCGCGTTCCCGCGCGATTCCCTCGTGGAGGGCACCGAGTCGGACGCGTTCGACGCGCCCGCCCGCCTCGCGAACCTGTTCGTCGATGCGTGCGGAGGCGTTGGGGGTGGTGACGACGACCGGAACGTCGGCGTCGGTCGTCCGGGCGTAGTGGGCGGCGACGACCGCCAGCACGGTGTCTTCGTGGATCACCTCGCCGTCGCCGTCGAGGACCACCAGCCGGTCGGCGTCGCCGTCGTGGGCCAGCCCGAGGTCGAACGATCCGTCGGCGAGGAACGCCGAGAGGTCGGTTAGCGTCTCTGGCGTCGGCTTACTCTCGCGGGCGGGGAAGTGGCCGTCGACGGTCGCGTTCAGGGCGACCACGTCGGCCCCGAGGCGCTCGAGCACCTGTGGTGTCGCGAGCGCGCCGACGCCCGCCCCGCAGTCGACGACGACGGACAGTCCCTCGAGCGGCCGCGCCTCGCCGGCGACCGCCTCGCGGACGTAATCGACGACCGCCTCGCGGTAGGGTTCGAGCACCTCGAGTCGTTCCGACCGGCCCCACTCGTCCCAGGGGGCAAGTTCCGGTGCCTCGACGAGGGCTTCGACGGCCTCCTCCTGGCTGCGGTCGTACTCGACGCCGTCGACGAAGAGTTTGAGCCCGTTGTCCGCGGGCGGGTTGTGGCTCGCGGTCACCATCACGCCGCGGCGACCCTGCGAGGCGAACGCGAGCGCGGGCGTCGGCACCACGCCGACGCGCTTGACGTCCGCGCCGGCGCTCTCGAGGCCGGCAGTCACCGCCGCGGCGAGTGCAGCTCCCGTCTCCCGGCCGTCCCGGCCGACGACGAACGTCGCTCCCGATTCCCCAGCAGCCTGCCCGACCGCGAGGGCCAGCGCCGGTGTCACTCGTTCCTCGACGGGGCCACGAATCCCTGCCGTCCCGAACAGCGTCATGCTAGGGGTGTTCTCGAGGAACTACTTATACTACTGGAGGACGCCAGCCAGGGTACGCGTGCCCGGCACAGGGCCGACGATATCGGCGGTCGGCGAGAAAATGGTGCGCCGGCGCAGGGTCACTCCTGGGGCAGATCGTCGATCAGCACGACGGCCTCACCGTCGATGACCACCGTGTCGGTGGTCTCATCCCGGACGAGCGTCTCGAGTCGGAACTGGCCGTTCCCGAGGTCCTCGACGACCTCGACCCGGGCGGAGACGCGGTCGTCGATCGCGACGGGGGCGCGGAACTCGAGATCCTGGGAGAGGTAGACGGTTAGCCCCGGGAGGCGAGCGAGGGCGGCGCTGATGAGCCCGGAGACGAGCGTGCCGTGGACGATCCGCTCGCCGAATCGGCTCTCGGCGGCGAACGCCTCGTCGAGGTGGAGTCGGTTGGTGTCGCCGCTAATCTCCGCGAACGCGCGGACGTCGGCTTCGGTGATGGCTTTCTCGAAGGTGACCAGGTCGCCGACCGTCATGGCCTCGGGATCGTCGACGGTGCGCTCGAACTCCCAGCCGAGATTCGAGTACTCGAGCGAGGGAATCGGCGGCGAAACGGCCTCGGGGTCGGACGCGGCGGGTTCGTGGCTCGAACCGTTGGCGCTGGCGACCGGCGGTAGCATCGCAGCGGTGGCAGCGCGATTGGCTGCGACTGCACCCTGCAGGAAGCTACTGGTCATCGTCGTCCATACGTTCGTCATCGCCGAAAGATTACTCCCCGCAGCGTCCTGCTGTGTCATATAGTAACACTGTAAGGGGCTGACGGTTATCACTTCTTTGGTTTACATAAGAACCTCTTACCCCATCGTCACGGAGACGGCCTCCTCCGATAGCCCGTTCGAGCGCTGCTGGCACTCGAGCGCACGTCTGGTTCGAGGCGCTGGTCGGAGCACGACGTGTCAACAAGCGTCAAATACGCGGGGAATATCGTCGTGGAACGATCCGAATCGAGCGGCCGACGGACGCCCGTTCAGGCGGTCCCGCTCGCGACGATCGGCCGCTTGCGAAGCGTCGCCTCGAGCCGGTGCTGACTGCTCGAGTCGATCGCGTTGGGCAGGCTTCGATTCGTTCGATCGAGAGGGGGGGACGACCCATAGATGGTTGCTGAAAGGAGGGAAACACCACTCAAAACCATTCAATGTCACCATATGGTATTCGGTGGAAAGGTTTAATAGTGATCCGACCGTTGTTTCAGTTGATGACGGATACTTCCGGCCAGCCGCCCTGGTTGCCGATGCTGTTCACGAAGCAGATGCAGGAAGCGGGCGAGCAGGTCGCTGAGTCCCAGCAGGAGCTGATGACACAGTTGATGCAAGCCGGCACGAACCCCTTCGAAGCGTTCGAAGGGGCCTCGAGCTTCGGTCCGATGAACATGGGAACCGCGACGTTCAAAGCCCGCGTGCAGAGCGGCGGCCGGATCAGCATTCCCGAACCCGAACGGGATGCACTCGACATCGAAGAGGGCGACATCGTGCAGACGATCGTCGTCCCCGTCAAACGAACCCGCGAGGATCAGTAATCATGACCCAGAACCCATTCACCGCCGTTTTCGAAGCCCAGCGCACCGCCGTCGAACAGAGCCAGTCGATGACCCACGAGCTGCTCGAGGCCCAGCGGTCCTCGTTCGGCGCCGCCGCCGACGTCGTTTCGGCCTCCGAGTCGATGATCGAGCAGAACGCCGAACTGACCAAGGGCGCGATCCACGCCTACTTCGACGCCGTCGAAGCGAACATGCCCGAGGAGACGGCCGACTTCGACGAGCTCCGCGAGATTGTCGACGAACAGTTCGACGCCGCCACCGACGCACAGGTCCAGTCGCTCGAGGCAGTCGTCGACGCCGTCGAGGAGTCCGGCACGGCCTACGACGAGTTCGCCGAGAGCTACGCCGAGGTCGTCGACTCCTCGTTCGACTCGCTGCTCGAGGCCCACGAACAGGTCGAGGCCAACGTCGCAGAGCTCTCCGAGAACGTCGAGGACGCCGCGAGCGAGTTCGACGTTTCGGCGTAGTAACAATACTTTTTCACGCTAGCAGCCCCATTTTCGTCCAATGACAGACTCAAGCGCAGACGTGCAAAACTGGAACGCGATGGTCGAACGGTGGAACGAGCAGTTCCTCGAGGCGATCGAGGGGAACATGGAAGCCCAGGCGCAGTTCGTCGAGAGCTGGGCCGACGCCGTCGGCGAGGCGACCGACGACGGCGAGATGGCCGAGGGCGTCGAAGGCTACGCCCGTGCGTACGACGCGTGGATGACCGCCTCGACGCAGATGGCCGAGCGGATGAACGACGTACTCGAGGGCGAGGACGTCGAACTCGAGGAGTTTCGCGACATCTGGCTCAACACGGCCAACGAGGCGTTCAAAGAAGTGATGTCGACGACGGCCTTCGCCAAGATGACCGGCGAGACCGTCGGCGACGTCTTAGAGGCACAGCAACAGGCCGACGAGGCTGCCGAAACGACGCTCCGAAGCCTCGGCTTCGCTACCGAGAGCGACGTCTTAGAGGTCGGCGATCGGCTGGTCGAACTCGAGCGGCGACAGCACGCAGTCGAGGAGAAACTCGACCGCGTCCTCGAGGCACTCGAAGAATGAAGAACCCGTACGCACTCGCGCTGGACATGCAGCGCCAGGCCTGGGAGGGAGCGATCGAACTGACCGAGAACGCCTCCGTCGCCCCGGATCGATCGGAGACGCTGAACGAAGTCGAGGTGGGACAGACCCCCCACGAGATCGTCTACGAGGAGAACAAACTCCACCTCAAACATTACGAGCCACTGACCGACGAGCAACACGACGTCCCCATCCTGATCGTCTACGCGCTGATCAACCGGCCGTACATCCTCGACCTCCAGCCCGATCGGTCGGTCGTCCAGACGTTACTCGAGGAGGGCTTCGACGTCTACCTGGTCGACTGGGGTGAACCCTCGCCCATGGACCGGACGCTGACGCTCGACGACTACGTCACCCGGTACATCGACAACTGCGTCGACGTCGTCCGCGACCGCTCCGGGCAGGACGCCATCAATATCCTCGGCTACTGCATGGGTGGCACCATGTCGACGATGTACGCCGCCCTCTACCCCGAGAAGGTTCGCAACCTCGGTCTGATGGCCGCCGGCCTCTGTTTCGCCGGCGACGGCGGCGTCCTCGAGCTCTGGGGTGCCGACGAGTACTACGATCCCGAGAGAGTCACCGACACCTTCGGCAACGTCCCGGCGGAGTTCCTGGACGTTGGCTTCGCGCTGATGGACCCCGTCCAGAACAACGTGACGAAGTACGTCCGCTTCTACGAGAACATGGAGGACGAGGACTTCGTCGAGAACTTCGCCCGGATGGAGAAGTGGCTCGGCGACGGTATCGACGTCGCCGGCGCGACGTACGACCAGTTCATCAGCGACGTCTACCAGGAGAACAAGCTGATACAGAACGAACTGTACCTCGACAGCAAACACGTCGACATCGAGAACCTCGAGATGCCCGTCCTCCAGATCGTCGCCGAGTACGACCACCTCATCCCGCCGAACGCCTCGAAGCCATTCAACGAGGAGATCCCGAGCGAGGACACCGAGATCATGGAGTTCGCGACCGGCCACATCGGGATGTCCGTCTCCTCGCGGAGCCACGCCGAGCTCTGGCCCGACGTCTGTGCATGGTTCGAGGAGCGTTCGCAGGTGGACGAGGAGCCCGTCACCGCGGAGCCCGAGACGCCCGAGCCGAAGGAAGCCGACGCGACTCTCGCCGAGGCAACGGAGGCCAACGGTGCGGGCGAGACGGTGGATGCAGACGACCTAACGGAACTCAACGGCGTCGGCGAGGCCTACGCCGACGACCTCCGCGAGGCCGGCATCGAGACGTTCGACGACCTCACGAGCGCCGACGCCGCGACCCTCTCTGCCGACACCGGTATCTCCCCGAGTCGGATCGAAGACTGGATCGAGCAAGCGACCGAGCGATAGCGCTCCCGATTTTCTGTCACGCGACACGTGCCCGGAGCGACCACCAGCCCGGCCCATAGCAGAGGTAGGCGGCACCTGGCACGAAGCGGATCGCCAGCGGGAGGTCGACGAGTATCACGGAGAACGGGTCGGGCGGACTGACGACGGCAGCGGCGACGGCCGCCATCGCGAACCCGATTCCGAACGCGCCGAACCACCGCTCGAGGCGTCCCAGCGTCTCCCGTGAGGAGAGTCGACGGGCCCGGTAGAAGAGGTACGCTGGAACCGCGAGGAACGGGGGGATCCAGGTGAAAGCCCCCAGAAGAGGCCGCTCGCGCCGCGCACGGTGGCGTCCATCCCGATGGCGTACGCGAAACAGACCCCCGCGAGGAGGAACCCGACCATCCAGAGGGTGATGGCGAACGCCGGATCGAGGGCTCCGACTGCCGAACGCATTGCCGGTAGTATCCGTCAATCAGGCATAATTTCCCGACCAGATACGGTTGAGAATTGGACCAGAATCTAGTATGGACCTTAGTCACACAGCTTGTTATATATCGTCGGAGGTCCAACGTATTCCCATGTCGATGGATGGACGAACCTGCGTCATCACCGGTTCCGCGAAGGGAATCGGTCGCGGTATCGCCGAGCACCTCGGGCGAGAGGGTGCGAACGTGGTCATCAACTACCGCTCTTCGGAGGAGGCGGCGCGAGCGGCCGTCGTGGCGGTCGAGGACGCCGGCGGGGAAGCCGTCGCCGCCCGGGCGGACGTGGCCGACCGGGAGGCCGTCGAGCACTTACGCGAGGTCTGTCACGACGCGTTCGGCCCGGCAGATGTCCTCGTGAACAACGCCGGCATCACCGCAGACACCCAGTTCGTCGAGATGACCCGCGACGAGTGGGATCGCGTCATCGACGTCAACCTGGGTGGGATGTTCAACTGCACCCAGGAGTTCTACGACGACATCTGGGAGGCCGAGGAGGGCCGGCTCATCAACATCTCGAGCGTCGTCGGCAAGCAGGGCAACTTCGGCCAAGCCAACTACGCCACGGCCAAAAGCGGGATGTTCGGTTTTACCCGCACCATCGCGCTCGAGTTCGCCCAGGGTGGCTCGACGGCCAACTGCGTCGCCCCCGGCTACACGAAGACGGAGATGATCGAGACCGTCCCCGAGAAGGTCCTCGATCGCATCGTCGCGGGCATCCCCCTCGAGCGGCTGGCGGAGGTCGAAGACATCGCGAGCGTCGTTCGATTCCTCGCTAGCGAGGAGTCCTCCTACGTCACCGGCGAGATAATCGACGTCAACGGCGGTATGGATCTCTGATACGGATTACTGTGTGATTTGCCGGCGCAACCGCGACCGTGTGGCGGTTGCGCCAGAACTGACTTCAGCGGTCTGTATGACGGAATTCTCGGCCGGCGGTTGCGTGGATGCGGATTCGTCCGGGTCGCTCGAGGCCCGAGTATCTGCTCGCTGTCAGCTGTACGGGCGGAACTGAACCTTTTTCACGTCGCTCTGCAACCGTGATGAGTATGCGGGAAACGCTTGCCGAGTGGCGGCCGGCGGTGGATGCGGCGATCTCCGACCTGCTCCCTCGGAACGTGGACGACGAGTATCTCGAGTCGTTCTTCGGTGCGCCGACCTACCGGTACGATTCGGAGGGAATCCAGCACGCGCTGTCCGATCCGATCTGGGACTTACTCGATCGTGGGGGGAAACGCTGGCGAGCCGTCCTCTTTCTCGTCTTCGTCGAGGCGTTCGGGGAGGATCCCGAGGCGTACCTCCCGTACGCCTGCATTCCGGAGATCCTCCACAACGGGACGATCATCGTCGACGACGTCGAGGACGAGGCGTCGATACGGCGAGGCGAGCCGGCATTACATCACCGCTACGGACAGGACGTCGCGCTCAACGCCGGGAACGCGATGTACTTTCTCCCGCTGAAGGTCCTGACCAACGACCCCGGGAACCTGCCGCCGGAGCGGCGGCTGGCGGCCTACGAGATGCTGACGTACGAACTCAACCGGACTCACCTCGGCCAGGGGATGGACATCTGCTGGCACAACGAGGACGAGGTTCGGGTCGACCACGAGGAGTACCTCGAGATGTGTGCCTGCAAGACGGGCTGTCTCGCCCGGATCGTCGCCCGGCTCGCGGCGATCATCACCGGCCAACCGACCGAGGTCGAAGACGCCGTCGCCAACTACGCCGAGCGCACCGCCATCGCGTTCCAGATCGGCGACGACATCTTAGACGTCGAACACTCCCTGGGCCGGGCGGGCGACTTCGGTAAGGAGTTCGGTAACGACGTCCGC
This portion of the Natronobeatus ordinarius genome encodes:
- a CDS encoding BMP family lipoprotein translates to MVRDRRRFLQAVSTAGLAAVAGCVGGFGDEETESAATVGMIYSTGGLGDNSFNDMAQQGVMAADEEFGVSYDETEPDTEGDFDSIQRDFAESGEYDLITCVGFQQEDPLADNAPEYPEQNFIIIDAVVEDADNVRSYVFGEHEGSFQVGHLAGLLTTEEFEAGDAATDPDEATVGFVGGIEAPLIRKFEAGFVAGVEHANPDVEVVTSYVGDFNDTAGGRETALSMYQDQGADIVYHAAGATGVGVFQAAESEGRLAIGVDDDQSVSEEDYADVIVASMVKGVDEAVIDAVADVIDDEFSGGVEELGLADDGVGVAYGQSIGDAVPDEIVSALEESEAAIVDGEIDVPEQP
- a CDS encoding phosphomannomutase, producing the protein MTLFGTAGIRGPVEERVTPALALAVGQAAGESGATFVVGRDGRETGAALAAAVTAGLESAGADVKRVGVVPTPALAFASQGRRGVMVTASHNPPADNGLKLFVDGVEYDRSQEEAVEALVEAPELAPWDEWGRSERLEVLEPYREAVVDYVREAVAGEARPLEGLSVVVDCGAGVGALATPQVLERLGADVVALNATVDGHFPARESKPTPETLTDLSAFLADGSFDLGLAHDGDADRLVVLDGDGEVIHEDTVLAVVAAHYARTTDADVPVVVTTPNASARIDEQVREAGGRVERVRLGALHEGIARERERGGAGTAVVFAAEPWKHVHPAFGGWIDGVVSAAVVAALVADAGGTDPLREPVSERPYRKVSVDCPDAAKAAAMARLETSLPETFPDATVETDYGVRLEFPDASWLLVRPSGTEPYVRLYAESDAVDDLVADARAVLESAVEAAG
- a CDS encoding MaoC family dehydratase gives rise to the protein MTQQDAAGSNLSAMTNVWTTMTSSFLQGAVAANRAATAAMLPPVASANGSSHEPAASDPEAVSPPIPSLEYSNLGWEFERTVDDPEAMTVGDLVTFEKAITEADVRAFAEISGDTNRLHLDEAFAAESRFGERIVHGTLVSGLISAALARLPGLTVYLSQDLEFRAPVAIDDRVSARVEVVEDLGNGQFRLETLVRDETTDTVVIDGEAVVLIDDLPQE
- a CDS encoding AbrB/MazE/SpoVT family DNA-binding domain-containing protein translates to MTDTSGQPPWLPMLFTKQMQEAGEQVAESQQELMTQLMQAGTNPFEAFEGASSFGPMNMGTATFKARVQSGGRISIPEPERDALDIEEGDIVQTIVVPVKRTREDQ
- a CDS encoding poly(R)-hydroxyalkanoic acid synthase subunit PhaE; translated protein: MTDSSADVQNWNAMVERWNEQFLEAIEGNMEAQAQFVESWADAVGEATDDGEMAEGVEGYARAYDAWMTASTQMAERMNDVLEGEDVELEEFRDIWLNTANEAFKEVMSTTAFAKMTGETVGDVLEAQQQADEAAETTLRSLGFATESDVLEVGDRLVELERRQHAVEEKLDRVLEALEE
- the phaC gene encoding class III poly(R)-hydroxyalkanoic acid synthase subunit PhaC; translation: MKNPYALALDMQRQAWEGAIELTENASVAPDRSETLNEVEVGQTPHEIVYEENKLHLKHYEPLTDEQHDVPILIVYALINRPYILDLQPDRSVVQTLLEEGFDVYLVDWGEPSPMDRTLTLDDYVTRYIDNCVDVVRDRSGQDAINILGYCMGGTMSTMYAALYPEKVRNLGLMAAGLCFAGDGGVLELWGADEYYDPERVTDTFGNVPAEFLDVGFALMDPVQNNVTKYVRFYENMEDEDFVENFARMEKWLGDGIDVAGATYDQFISDVYQENKLIQNELYLDSKHVDIENLEMPVLQIVAEYDHLIPPNASKPFNEEIPSEDTEIMEFATGHIGMSVSSRSHAELWPDVCAWFEERSQVDEEPVTAEPETPEPKEADATLAEATEANGAGETVDADDLTELNGVGEAYADDLREAGIETFDDLTSADAATLSADTGISPSRIEDWIEQATER
- the fabG gene encoding 3-oxoacyl-ACP reductase FabG — protein: MSMDGRTCVITGSAKGIGRGIAEHLGREGANVVINYRSSEEAARAAVVAVEDAGGEAVAARADVADREAVEHLREVCHDAFGPADVLVNNAGITADTQFVEMTRDEWDRVIDVNLGGMFNCTQEFYDDIWEAEEGRLINISSVVGKQGNFGQANYATAKSGMFGFTRTIALEFAQGGSTANCVAPGYTKTEMIETVPEKVLDRIVAGIPLERLAEVEDIASVVRFLASEESSYVTGEIIDVNGGMDL
- a CDS encoding polyprenyl synthetase family protein, which codes for MRETLAEWRPAVDAAISDLLPRNVDDEYLESFFGAPTYRYDSEGIQHALSDPIWDLLDRGGKRWRAVLFLVFVEAFGEDPEAYLPYACIPEILHNGTIIVDDVEDEASIRRGEPALHHRYGQDVALNAGNAMYFLPLKVLTNDPGNLPPERRLAAYEMLTYELNRTHLGQGMDICWHNEDEVRVDHEEYLEMCACKTGCLARIVARLAAIITGQPTEVEDAVANYAERTAIAFQIGDDILDVEHSLGRAGDFGKEFGNDVREGKTTLLVIHALAESDPDDARRLQEILAADENTDEEILEALTILEETGSIEYARERALELAAEAREEIRELEFDPDVTRRLAEFTEFVVERDV